The following proteins are co-located in the Pyricularia oryzae 70-15 chromosome 1, whole genome shotgun sequence genome:
- a CDS encoding type-2 protein geranylgeranyltransferase subunit beta — protein MATQDPSLPDELRLAAAAHVKYVQSLDTRKEDYEYWLTEHLRLNGVYWGLVALHLLGQPDALPRDATIEFVLSCQHDNGGFGAAPGHDAHMLSTVSAVQILAMVDALDELDKKGKGRRQVGKFIADLQNRQTGTFAGDEWGEEDTRFLYGALNALSLLGLLEMVDVGKAVDHIVACANFDGGYGNRPGAESHSGQIFTCVAALSIAGRLDLVDTDKLGRWLSERQIAGGGLNGRPEKQEDVCYSWWVLSSLETIGRTHWIDRDQLAAFILKCQDTEKGGMSDRPGNQVDVFHTCFGLTGLSLLKWPGLEDVDPVYCMPKATIQRIIGRA, from the exons ATGGCAACGCAAGACCCATCCCTCCCAGACGAACTTCGACTGGCCGCCGCTGCTCATGTCAAGTATGTCCAGAGTCTCGACACAAGAAAGGAGGATTATGAGTACTGGTTGACGGAGCATTTGCGGCTCAATGGTGTTTACTGGGGATTGGTGGCGCTTCATCTACTCGGCCAGCCAGATGCTCTGCCACGCGATGCCACTATAGAATTTGTGCTCTCTTGCCAGCACGACAACGGTGGCTTCGGGGCTGCCCCCGGGCACGATGCCCATATGCTCTCTACAGTCAGTGCTGTACAGATATTGGCCATGGTCGATGCGCTTGACGAGTTGGACAAGAAGGGCAAGGGTAGGAGGCAGGTAGGCAAGT TCATTGCCGATCTGCAGAACCGGCAAACAGGCACGTTCGCTGGGGATGAGTGGGGTGAGGAAGACACGCGGTTTCTTTATGGGGCACTAAACGCGCTGTCATTGCTGGGGCTGCTCGAGATGGTCGACGTGGGCAAGGCCGTCGACCACATTGTCGCCTGTGCCAACTTCGATGGGGGTTATGGCAATCGCCCGGGTGCAGAGTCGCACTCGGGCCAGATCTTCACCTGCGTCGCTGCATTGTCGATAGCCGGCAGGCTGGATCTGGTGGACACAGATAAGCTGGGCCGCTGGCTAAGCGAGAGGCAGATCGCGGGTGGCGGATTAAACGGTCGCCCTGAGAAGCAGGAGGACGTATGTTACAGCTGGTGGGTGCTCAGTAGCCTGGAGACCATTGGACGGACCCACTGGATCGACCGCGATCAGCTGGCTGCCTTTATCCTCAAATGTCAAGACACGGAGAAGGGTGGTATGTCGGATCGGCCTGGAAATCAGGTCGATGTCTTCCACACATGCTTTGGCCTAACTGGTCTTTCCCTTCTCAAGTGGCCTGGCTTGGAGGATGTTGACCCTGTGTATTGCATGCCGAAAGCTACCATTCAGCGCATTATAGGAAGGGCTTAG